One genomic region from Haloferax litoreum encodes:
- a CDS encoding guanosine monophosphate reductase has translation MEIRTGLSYGDVLLVPQRSPVDSRSDVDLSTNVTPNLQLETPLVSAAMDTVTEADLAATLSHLGGLGVVHRFLDADEQAEQVRAVADDGGTVAGAVGIDEAYLDRTEALLDAGADAIVVDIAHGHMERCLDAVAHIRDEFDPEIVAGNVVTPEAVEDLWEAGTGCVKVGVGPGSHCTTREVAGAGYPQLTAVSNCAERAHDLGIHVMADGGIRTSGDAAKALMAGADTVMMGSFFAGTDEAPGHVVEVDGDTYKRSRGMASTEAASARDDKQSDIDAGEGVEALTPYKGLVTPLVEEFLAGIRSGVSYSGGHTILAAREKAAFVRVAGSAKEREGAHGVVFADRTVDGDDAAERDHEQQAPLAD, from the coding sequence ATGGAGATTCGCACAGGACTCTCGTATGGAGACGTATTGCTGGTTCCACAGCGCTCACCGGTCGATAGCCGGAGCGACGTGGACCTCTCGACCAACGTGACGCCGAACCTGCAGTTGGAGACGCCACTCGTCAGTGCGGCGATGGACACTGTCACCGAAGCAGACCTCGCAGCCACGCTCTCGCACCTCGGCGGTCTCGGTGTCGTCCACCGCTTCCTCGACGCCGACGAGCAGGCCGAACAGGTGCGAGCAGTCGCAGACGACGGCGGAACCGTCGCTGGCGCAGTCGGAATCGACGAGGCGTACCTCGACCGGACCGAAGCGCTCCTCGACGCCGGTGCCGACGCCATCGTTGTGGACATCGCACACGGCCACATGGAACGGTGTCTGGATGCAGTCGCACACATCCGCGACGAGTTCGACCCCGAAATCGTCGCTGGTAACGTCGTCACGCCGGAGGCTGTCGAAGACCTCTGGGAGGCGGGCACAGGATGTGTGAAGGTCGGCGTCGGTCCCGGGTCTCACTGTACGACGCGCGAAGTTGCCGGTGCTGGGTACCCGCAACTCACGGCTGTCTCGAACTGCGCCGAACGCGCCCACGACCTGGGAATCCACGTCATGGCCGACGGCGGCATCCGTACGTCGGGTGACGCGGCGAAGGCGCTCATGGCGGGTGCCGACACCGTGATGATGGGGAGTTTCTTCGCCGGCACGGACGAGGCTCCGGGGCACGTCGTCGAAGTCGACGGCGACACGTACAAGCGCTCCCGCGGGATGGCATCGACCGAGGCCGCATCTGCCCGCGACGATAAGCAGAGCGACATCGATGCAGGCGAGGGCGTCGAAGCGCTTACCCCGTACAAAGGACTCGTCACACCGCTCGTAGAGGAGTTCCTCGCGGGCATCCGGTCGGGTGTGAGTTACTCCGGTGGCCATACGATTCTCGCTGCCCGGGAGAAAGCGGCGTTCGTCCGCGTGGCTGGAAGCGCGAAAGAACGGGAAGGTGCGCACGGAGTCGTTTTCGCCGACCGGACTGTCGACGGCGACGACGCCGCCGAGAGAGACCACGAACAACAGGCACCGCTCGCAGACTGA
- a CDS encoding IclR family transcriptional regulator, whose amino-acid sequence MNTNEDRASGSIGATKTSFGIVEHLRDEGASGVSDVATALGISKSTAHNHLQTLLQLGYVVQVDGGYALGLKFLDLGDHARTRHALYHASIGEMDDLVDAVGERGQVMVEENGRGVYIYQVKSEQGLQTDSHIGTTVDLHTTAVGKSYLAFCDEEHRNEILDDDLPQLTSKTIDDRTELDADLDAIRERGHAFNDEERITGMRAVGAPILSDDETILGSISVSGPTTRMKGEWYHSEVPEMVKQAARVIGIRATYS is encoded by the coding sequence ATGAACACGAACGAGGACCGTGCAAGCGGGTCTATCGGCGCTACGAAAACGTCGTTCGGCATCGTCGAACACTTGCGTGACGAGGGGGCCAGCGGCGTCTCCGACGTGGCCACAGCGCTCGGAATTTCGAAGAGTACCGCACACAACCATCTCCAGACGCTCTTGCAACTGGGATACGTCGTTCAGGTAGATGGCGGATACGCCTTGGGTCTCAAATTCCTCGACCTCGGTGACCACGCACGAACACGGCACGCACTCTACCACGCCTCGATTGGAGAGATGGACGACCTTGTGGACGCCGTCGGCGAACGCGGTCAGGTGATGGTCGAAGAGAACGGCCGCGGCGTCTACATCTACCAGGTGAAGTCCGAACAGGGACTCCAGACCGACTCCCACATCGGGACGACTGTCGACCTGCACACGACCGCTGTCGGTAAGTCGTATCTCGCCTTCTGTGACGAGGAACACCGAAACGAGATTCTCGACGACGACTTGCCACAACTCACGTCGAAGACGATAGACGACCGGACGGAACTCGACGCGGACTTGGATGCGATTCGTGAACGCGGTCACGCGTTCAACGACGAGGAGCGAATCACTGGGATGCGCGCCGTCGGTGCGCCGATTCTTTCGGACGACGAGACCATCCTCGGTTCTATCAGTGTCTCCGGCCCGACGACCCGTATGAAAGGTGAATGGTACCACAGCGAGGTCCCAGAGATGGTCAAACAGGCCGCCCGCGTCATCGGTATCCGCGCGACGTACTCGTAG
- a CDS encoding MmgE/PrpD family protein, with protein MIPQTPVRDWERHVYDFLNTEVPPHVRAAGTRVVADVLAATVAGAAAPQNTAVFQEMTLADGSASVLGTDRRTDPAQAALLNTTAAITQEIEEGHNRGGHVGASIVAGAIGVAEAHDVDGQTFVDACVRSYELCTRFEYAIFAMKARLNDAVPWLIRDPHSTWTTLGPALTAAVCMGHSDDEIRETVRTALNLAVVSMHDPFAEGAPSRNFTAGFSAQAGVSAATLAGAGLRGSAAAMEAVYDPFESILEDGAFDHLFDSLGEEWWVTEAYHKPYPSCRYTHAPLDALRDAEADGIEPDDVERIDVYTYRNGVDMSHTRPTTLTAAKFSTPYVLARWVADGAISLDHFLADALEDEAVQALTERVHLHAEESYEEAFPDKWGARVELVAHDGTRYVGERDVPRGDYRDPLDETELTDRNRTLLTYGLGSESADEAIEALDAVDSAPVSVVVTALSE; from the coding sequence ATGATTCCACAGACACCGGTTCGAGACTGGGAACGACACGTGTACGACTTTCTGAACACCGAGGTGCCACCTCACGTCCGGGCGGCCGGTACGCGCGTCGTCGCGGACGTACTCGCGGCCACTGTCGCGGGTGCCGCAGCACCGCAGAACACTGCAGTCTTCCAAGAGATGACACTCGCAGACGGGTCAGCGTCGGTCCTCGGGACAGACAGGCGAACCGACCCCGCACAGGCGGCCCTCTTGAACACGACTGCCGCGATAACACAGGAGATAGAAGAAGGCCACAACCGAGGCGGACACGTCGGTGCAAGCATCGTGGCAGGTGCCATCGGTGTCGCCGAGGCTCACGACGTCGACGGCCAGACGTTCGTCGATGCGTGCGTTCGCTCGTACGAACTCTGTACCCGGTTCGAGTACGCCATCTTCGCGATGAAGGCGCGACTCAACGACGCAGTTCCGTGGCTTATCCGAGACCCGCACTCGACGTGGACGACGCTCGGGCCGGCGTTGACGGCGGCCGTCTGTATGGGCCACTCGGACGACGAGATACGTGAGACGGTGCGAACGGCGCTGAACCTCGCTGTCGTCTCGATGCACGACCCCTTCGCCGAGGGTGCACCGTCACGGAACTTCACGGCGGGGTTCTCCGCACAGGCAGGGGTGAGTGCCGCGACACTCGCAGGGGCCGGTCTTCGCGGGTCAGCGGCGGCGATGGAAGCGGTGTACGACCCCTTCGAGTCCATCCTCGAAGACGGTGCGTTCGACCACCTGTTCGACTCACTCGGCGAGGAGTGGTGGGTCACAGAGGCGTATCACAAACCGTACCCCTCCTGTCGGTACACGCACGCCCCACTGGATGCGCTTCGAGACGCCGAAGCAGACGGCATCGAACCCGATGACGTAGAGCGCATCGACGTGTACACCTACCGAAACGGTGTCGACATGAGTCACACCCGACCAACCACCCTGACAGCAGCGAAGTTCTCCACGCCGTACGTCCTCGCGCGGTGGGTCGCCGACGGTGCCATCTCTCTCGACCACTTCCTCGCCGACGCCCTCGAAGACGAAGCGGTGCAGGCACTCACAGAACGCGTCCACCTCCACGCTGAGGAGTCGTACGAAGAAGCGTTCCCCGACAAGTGGGGTGCTCGCGTGGAACTCGTCGCCCACGACGGAACACGATACGTCGGCGAACGTGACGTACCTCGTGGAGACTATCGCGACCCACTCGACGAGACGGAACTTACGGACCGAAACCGGACCTTGCTCACGTACGGCCTCGGTTCGGAGAGCGCCGACGAGGCAATCGAAGCGCTCGACGCAGTCGATTCAGCCCCAGTCTCGGTCGTCGTCACCGCACTAAGTGAGTGA
- a CDS encoding MmgE/PrpD family protein, with translation MNEATLASFVSTLDRGDIPDGVAARGSLVIADTIGVILGGASDPAVSSLTRRWAAQNGGQATILGTAGERTSAYRAAFVNATAGTVLELDEGHRFAAGHPAIHVLPALLADGESSYRSGDELLTAFVAGYEVAVRVAEMVVPLADGVHPHGVWGGVGTAAAVARLRELDAETTLDAMRIAANYAQHTRFEAATEGATVRNSYAGMSNLSGLVAVEQAEAGFTGLEDGIALHLASVASGEPNRDALADELGVRWEIERGYFKVHAACRYTHAVLDAVETLTETEELDAADVETVGVETYPAAASLSNTRPKNALQAKFSIPFAVASSLVTGDTGKLAFTDEALTEETLALAKRVEVTATEEFASRAPDERGARVTIKTVDGDTYTHAVRAARGGEHEPFSDDTLQTKFEHLVTPVIGDESIDGLWTAAREPAAPRVLCALTRA, from the coding sequence ATGAACGAAGCGACGCTCGCATCGTTCGTCTCGACGCTCGACCGGGGAGATATCCCGGACGGCGTCGCTGCCAGAGGTTCCCTCGTCATCGCGGATACGATTGGCGTCATCCTCGGTGGCGCGTCCGACCCCGCAGTGTCGTCGCTCACGCGAAGGTGGGCAGCCCAAAACGGTGGGCAGGCGACCATCCTCGGAACCGCCGGCGAGCGAACGTCTGCGTACCGTGCGGCGTTCGTCAACGCGACTGCAGGGACCGTCCTCGAACTGGACGAAGGCCACCGATTCGCGGCGGGCCACCCAGCGATTCACGTCTTGCCGGCGCTCTTAGCCGACGGCGAGTCGTCGTACCGGAGCGGTGACGAACTCTTGACCGCGTTCGTCGCCGGGTACGAAGTCGCCGTCCGGGTCGCCGAGATGGTCGTGCCGCTGGCAGACGGCGTCCACCCGCACGGCGTGTGGGGCGGTGTCGGGACGGCAGCAGCAGTCGCTCGCCTCCGTGAACTCGACGCCGAGACGACGCTCGACGCGATGCGCATCGCAGCGAACTACGCACAGCACACGCGGTTCGAGGCGGCAACCGAGGGTGCGACGGTCCGAAATAGCTACGCAGGTATGAGCAATCTCTCGGGCCTCGTCGCCGTCGAGCAGGCCGAAGCGGGGTTCACCGGCCTCGAAGACGGTATCGCACTGCACCTCGCGTCGGTCGCGTCTGGCGAACCGAACCGAGACGCCCTCGCCGACGAACTGGGCGTACGCTGGGAGATAGAGCGAGGCTACTTCAAAGTCCACGCCGCGTGTCGATACACCCACGCCGTCCTCGACGCCGTCGAGACACTCACCGAGACAGAGGAACTCGACGCTGCAGACGTCGAGACGGTTGGCGTCGAGACGTACCCGGCCGCCGCGTCGCTCTCGAACACCCGCCCGAAGAACGCGTTACAGGCGAAGTTCTCGATTCCGTTCGCCGTCGCGTCGTCGCTGGTTACTGGAGACACCGGGAAACTGGCGTTCACCGACGAAGCACTGACAGAAGAGACACTCGCACTGGCGAAGCGAGTCGAAGTCACCGCCACCGAAGAGTTCGCCTCACGTGCCCCCGACGAACGTGGGGCACGCGTGACCATCAAGACAGTCGACGGAGACACGTACACCCACGCTGTTCGCGCCGCACGGGGTGGTGAACACGAACCGTTCTCGGATGACACCCTTCAGACCAAGTTCGAACACCTCGTCACACCCGTCATCGGGGACGAGAGTATCGACGGCCTCTGGACCGCCGCCCGTGAACCCGCGGCCCCCCGCGTCCTCTGTGCCCTGACTCGGGCCTGA
- a CDS encoding ABC transporter ATP-binding protein has product MLELEGVRAGYDEIEVLHGVDMHVDEGEIVALIGSNGAGKTTTMRTICGILSPSHGRITYRGEEIHTKPSHEIVERGIVQVPENRDLFTNMSVIDNLLLGAQTDEAIANREENLAEMLDLFPRLEERKKQRAGTMSGGEQQMLTLARALMGEPDLLILDEPSIGLAPQLVQEVFDVVEEIHEQGVTVLMVEQNVQQTLQVADRGYVMENGRISMTASGSELLEDDSVVEAYLGV; this is encoded by the coding sequence ATGCTTGAACTCGAAGGCGTCCGCGCGGGGTACGACGAGATAGAAGTGCTCCACGGCGTGGACATGCACGTCGACGAGGGAGAAATCGTCGCGCTCATCGGGTCGAACGGCGCGGGGAAGACCACGACGATGCGGACGATATGTGGCATCCTCTCGCCGAGTCACGGACGTATCACCTACCGCGGTGAGGAGATTCACACCAAACCATCGCACGAAATCGTCGAGCGAGGTATCGTGCAGGTCCCCGAGAACCGGGACCTGTTCACCAACATGAGCGTGATAGACAACCTCCTCCTCGGTGCACAGACCGACGAGGCAATCGCGAACCGCGAGGAGAACCTCGCGGAGATGCTCGACCTGTTCCCGCGACTCGAAGAGCGCAAGAAGCAACGCGCCGGGACGATGTCCGGTGGCGAACAGCAGATGCTGACGCTCGCACGCGCCCTGATGGGCGAACCGGACCTCCTCATCCTCGACGAACCGTCGATTGGACTCGCACCACAACTCGTCCAAGAAGTGTTCGACGTGGTCGAAGAGATTCACGAACAAGGCGTGACCGTCCTCATGGTCGAACAGAACGTCCAACAGACGCTCCAAGTGGCCGACCGCGGGTACGTGATGGAGAACGGCCGAATCAGCATGACTGCGAGCGGTTCCGAACTCCTCGAAGACGACAGCGTCGTCGAGGCGTACCTCGGGGTGTGA
- a CDS encoding ABC transporter ATP-binding protein — MTNMDHQSTERDGETLLTVEGVGKRFAGLQALQDVDMTVNSGEIIGLIGPNGAGKTTLFNCISGAFPPTSGTVRLEGNVISGLPAHKVARAGLARTFQITRPLEELTVVENAMVGAHIHTRRRREAREIALENLEFVGLADRVEEEAGELTVGAQKRLELARAISTRPKILLLDEIMAGLTPQESNQMLDLFRQLRERGTSLLIIEHDMKAIMNISDYVKVLDQGQGIAFGKPSEVVEDDRVIEAYIGGFDADA; from the coding sequence ATGACGAATATGGACCACCAATCGACCGAACGAGACGGCGAGACTCTCTTGACCGTCGAAGGCGTCGGAAAGCGCTTCGCGGGTCTGCAAGCACTCCAAGACGTAGACATGACGGTCAACAGTGGCGAGATTATCGGGCTCATCGGCCCCAACGGTGCCGGTAAGACGACGCTGTTCAACTGTATCAGCGGAGCGTTCCCGCCGACGTCGGGGACGGTCAGGTTAGAAGGCAACGTCATCTCCGGCCTTCCCGCACACAAGGTTGCACGGGCGGGACTCGCGCGGACGTTCCAGATTACGCGGCCACTGGAGGAACTCACCGTCGTCGAAAACGCGATGGTCGGCGCGCACATCCACACCCGACGGCGGCGCGAAGCACGCGAAATCGCGCTCGAAAACCTCGAATTCGTCGGCCTCGCCGACCGTGTCGAAGAAGAAGCGGGCGAACTCACGGTCGGGGCCCAGAAGCGCCTCGAACTCGCGCGCGCTATCTCGACGCGGCCGAAGATTTTGCTCCTCGACGAGATTATGGCGGGATTGACGCCACAGGAGTCGAATCAGATGCTCGACCTCTTTCGGCAGTTACGGGAACGGGGGACGAGCCTCCTCATCATCGAACACGACATGAAAGCCATCATGAACATCTCAGACTACGTGAAGGTCCTCGACCAGGGCCAAGGAATCGCCTTCGGCAAACCAAGCGAAGTCGTCGAAGACGACCGCGTCATCGAGGCGTACATCGGAGGGTTCGACGCCGATGCTTGA
- a CDS encoding branched-chain amino acid ABC transporter permease — MSTLDSVRESYQTFDDQRFAPLVKGVVLFALLAALPFIIEIDVAGMELAATLSLKVLILTVIYAYTAQSWNIMSGYTGQFSFGHAAFFGIGAYATQKLLVDFAINPWIGMLVAGIIAGLYGLLIGALTFRFNLKGHYFALATLAFAELLRFVVTNMSELRGANGYFKPFPRDYGAEYGLAAFQFQSDLPYYYVIVGFLLVVTVISWAIKNSWVGLYFFAIREDERAAASVGVPSFRYKLIGVAVSAFFTALGGAYWSMYFNTIRPDTVFALFKNVEILLPAVVGGPGTLIGPIVGSFIVTPVSEIARTTFTDINGLDRIIYGAFLVAIVIYSPRGVVSWPSRARALWNRVRGDTEVSEQ, encoded by the coding sequence ATGAGCACCCTCGACTCCGTTCGTGAGAGTTACCAGACGTTCGACGACCAGCGGTTCGCACCACTCGTGAAGGGAGTCGTTCTCTTCGCGCTCCTCGCCGCGCTCCCGTTCATCATCGAAATCGACGTGGCCGGGATGGAACTCGCGGCCACCTTGAGCCTGAAAGTGCTCATCTTGACCGTCATCTACGCCTACACCGCCCAGTCGTGGAACATCATGTCCGGGTACACTGGGCAGTTCTCGTTCGGTCACGCGGCGTTCTTCGGAATCGGCGCGTACGCGACGCAGAAACTCCTCGTCGACTTCGCCATCAATCCCTGGATTGGGATGCTCGTCGCGGGCATCATCGCCGGACTGTACGGCCTCCTCATCGGTGCCCTCACGTTCCGCTTCAATCTCAAGGGACACTACTTCGCGCTGGCGACGCTCGCGTTCGCCGAACTGCTGCGGTTCGTCGTCACGAACATGTCGGAACTGCGCGGGGCTAACGGCTACTTCAAACCGTTCCCCCGTGACTACGGTGCCGAGTACGGCCTCGCTGCGTTCCAGTTCCAGAGCGACCTCCCGTACTACTACGTCATCGTGGGGTTCCTCCTCGTCGTGACGGTCATCTCGTGGGCCATCAAGAACTCCTGGGTCGGTCTGTACTTCTTCGCCATCCGCGAGGACGAACGGGCCGCCGCGAGCGTCGGCGTGCCGTCGTTCAGGTACAAACTCATCGGCGTCGCAGTGAGTGCGTTCTTCACCGCGCTCGGTGGCGCGTACTGGTCGATGTACTTCAACACCATCCGACCAGACACCGTGTTTGCGCTGTTCAAGAACGTCGAGATACTCCTCCCCGCCGTCGTCGGTGGACCGGGGACGCTCATCGGACCCATCGTCGGGTCGTTCATCGTCACGCCAGTCAGTGAGATTGCACGGACGACGTTCACCGACATCAACGGACTCGACCGCATCATCTACGGTGCGTTCCTCGTCGCTATCGTCATCTACTCCCCACGCGGTGTAGTGAGTTGGCCGAGTCGGGCCCGCGCCCTCTGGAACCGCGTTCGCGGTGACACGGAGGTGAGCGAACAATGA
- a CDS encoding branched-chain amino acid ABC transporter permease — MRHLVTSVAPLPLQGGGLGRFTDPFAQFLTDVANMEPVLLQLLAFGLLLGGVYALTALGLTMIFGVMDVINFAHGVFLVVGMYTVWLVSTTVGISPFVGIPIAALVLFVLGIGVHVLTVEPIIEAPQQNQLIATLGVLLIIQSAIEIIFTPDPQQVELSLGSVQVGGVFIPLGQFYALLIALGTMLGVRAFLNRTDLGRKIRGTADNRDGARYVGINVPQINYLTFGIGAALAGVAGGSIALFQRFDPFTGETYLINAFVIVILGGLGSFPGAFVGGLIVGMIQVFGGYYLPGTTSQVLIFLLFIGTLLVKPEGLFGGANA; from the coding sequence ATGCGACACCTAGTCACATCGGTCGCACCACTCCCACTGCAAGGTGGTGGTCTCGGCCGATTCACCGATCCGTTTGCACAGTTCCTGACCGACGTCGCCAACATGGAGCCGGTTCTCCTCCAGTTGCTCGCGTTCGGCCTCCTCCTCGGAGGCGTGTACGCACTCACGGCACTGGGTCTGACGATGATATTCGGCGTCATGGACGTCATCAACTTCGCCCACGGCGTGTTCCTCGTCGTCGGGATGTACACGGTCTGGTTGGTCTCGACCACAGTCGGAATCAGCCCGTTCGTCGGCATCCCCATCGCGGCACTCGTCTTGTTCGTCTTGGGTATCGGCGTCCACGTCTTGACGGTCGAACCAATCATCGAGGCACCCCAACAGAACCAACTCATCGCCACCCTCGGCGTGTTGCTGATAATCCAATCCGCCATCGAGATTATCTTCACGCCGGACCCACAGCAAGTCGAACTCTCGCTCGGGTCCGTGCAGGTCGGTGGCGTGTTCATCCCGCTCGGCCAGTTCTACGCCCTCCTCATCGCCCTGGGCACGATGCTCGGCGTCCGCGCGTTCTTGAACCGGACCGACCTCGGTCGCAAGATTCGCGGCACGGCGGACAACCGCGACGGTGCCCGCTACGTCGGCATCAACGTCCCGCAAATCAACTACCTCACCTTCGGTATCGGCGCAGCACTCGCGGGTGTGGCCGGCGGGTCCATCGCACTCTTCCAGCGGTTCGACCCGTTCACCGGTGAGACGTACCTCATCAACGCCTTCGTCATCGTCATCCTCGGCGGTCTCGGGTCGTTCCCCGGGGCGTTCGTCGGTGGACTCATCGTCGGCATGATTCAGGTGTTCGGAGGGTACTACCTCCCGGGAACGACCTCACAGGTGCTCATCTTCCTCTTGTTCATCGGAACACTGCTGGTGAAACCTGAGGGTCTCTTCGGAGGTGCGAACGCATGA